The Virgibacillus sp. MSP4-1 genome has a segment encoding these proteins:
- a CDS encoding cytochrome (ubi)quinol oxidase subunit III: protein MSTHEDVLSSENLPHEPERATLEGKNKFMGFWFFLGGETVLFASLFGTYLALKNSFGEAEGTPSQDLFGLPLVFIMTMILLTSSLTSVYAIYHMKNHAFKKMMVWFGITVLLGAAFLGLEVYEFNHYVHDYGHTFTAHAFGSAFYALVGFHGAHVAFGLGWFIVLMIRNAKRGLNLYNAPKFYLASLYWHFIDVVWVFIFTVVYLMGKVG from the coding sequence ATGAGTACACACGAAGATGTTCTAAGCTCAGAAAATTTACCACATGAACCCGAGCGTGCAACCCTTGAAGGTAAAAATAAATTTATGGGGTTCTGGTTCTTTCTTGGTGGCGAAACAGTCCTTTTCGCAAGTCTGTTTGGTACCTATCTTGCACTGAAAAATTCTTTTGGTGAAGCGGAAGGAACACCTTCGCAGGATTTATTCGGATTACCTTTAGTTTTTATAATGACGATGATTCTGCTTACGAGTTCACTAACAAGTGTATATGCCATCTATCATATGAAAAATCATGCATTTAAAAAGATGATGGTTTGGTTTGGGATTACTGTACTATTAGGGGCTGCGTTTCTTGGCCTTGAAGTATATGAGTTTAATCATTATGTTCACGATTATGGTCATACATTTACTGCACACGCCTTTGGTTCTGCTTTTTATGCGCTAGTAGGCTTCCATGGTGCACACGTTGCGTTTGGTCTTGGATGGTTCATTGTTCTCATGATCCGAAATGCAAAACGAGGCTTGAATTTATATAATGCCCCTAAATTTTATTTAGCCAGTTTATATTGGCACTTTATTGATGTCGTTTGGGTATTTATTTTCACAGTAGTTTATCTCATGGGAAAGGTGGGGTAA
- the ctaF gene encoding cytochrome c oxidase subunit IVB, whose amino-acid sequence MADNTNSNIHDQFHKAKHKEEMKHQVITFAMMIAFTIIAFGLVAGDFSKLFVVPIILVLAAVQVLFQLYYFMHLNQKGHEMPALMIYSGVFAAVLTILALTTITWI is encoded by the coding sequence ATGGCAGATAACACCAATTCCAATATTCATGATCAGTTTCATAAAGCAAAGCACAAAGAGGAAATGAAGCATCAGGTCATTACATTTGCTATGATGATTGCTTTTACCATCATTGCTTTTGGCCTGGTAGCCGGAGATTTCAGTAAGCTTTTCGTCGTACCAATCATATTGGTTTTAGCAGCTGTTCAGGTACTTTTTCAGCTATATTATTTCATGCATTTAAACCAAAAGGGACATGAAATGCCAGCTCTTATGATATACTCTGGTGTATTTGCAGCTGTATTAACCATCTTAGCTCTAACAACGATCACATGGATTTAA
- the ctaG gene encoding cytochrome c oxidase assembly factor CtaG, with protein MWSKLQLFGFQALWSPYFLVYIIILGLLYYAVTGPLRHKFGGQGEDRPTGWQKRMFYLGLLLLYIIKGAPVDLLSHISLMAHMIQMALYYLLFPILIIKGIPVWIWKKVFGVKLLGPVLRLLTKPLVAVLFFNFTFSIYHIPAILDFSKSHQLAHSSISIFILFTAFCMWWPLMSPLQNHQIKKPFAKILYIFGNGMLITPACALIIFSSEPIYATYSEMQAWTTALSLCVPSDVLSGISFGGPQIITNVSVLYDQQAGGIIMKVMQEIIYGFVLAKVFFTWFKNESSRGVDPIPNQS; from the coding sequence ATGTGGTCAAAACTACAATTATTTGGATTTCAGGCTCTGTGGAGTCCTTATTTTCTCGTTTACATAATTATATTGGGTTTGCTTTACTATGCCGTAACAGGCCCCTTACGTCATAAATTCGGGGGTCAGGGGGAAGATCGTCCAACAGGATGGCAGAAACGCATGTTTTATCTAGGACTGCTCTTATTGTATATCATCAAAGGAGCACCGGTCGATTTACTCTCTCATATTTCTCTTATGGCGCATATGATTCAAATGGCCTTGTACTACTTATTATTTCCAATTCTTATTATCAAGGGAATACCAGTCTGGATCTGGAAAAAGGTTTTTGGTGTGAAGCTGTTAGGCCCTGTCTTAAGGCTTTTAACTAAACCACTGGTAGCGGTGCTGTTCTTTAACTTTACTTTTTCCATTTATCATATACCGGCGATTTTGGACTTTTCCAAATCCCATCAGTTAGCTCATTCCAGTATTTCCATCTTTATTCTCTTTACGGCGTTTTGTATGTGGTGGCCGCTTATGTCACCTTTACAAAATCATCAAATAAAGAAACCTTTCGCTAAAATTTTATATATATTTGGGAACGGAATGCTTATTACACCTGCATGCGCCCTAATCATCTTCTCAAGCGAACCAATCTATGCCACTTACTCTGAGATGCAGGCGTGGACAACGGCTTTAAGTTTATGTGTTCCTTCAGACGTACTAAGTGGTATTTCATTTGGTGGTCCGCAAATTATAACGAATGTAAGTGTTTTATATGACCAGCAGGCTGGTGGAATTATTATGAAAGTTATGCAGGAAATTATCTATGGTTTTGTCTTGGCGAAAGTATTCTTTACTTGGTTTAAAAATGAATCGAGCAGAGGTGTTGATCCGATTCCCAATCAATCCTGA
- a CDS encoding DUF420 domain-containing protein, whose product MATILPTLSTLFIIISAILVAIGWILIAKNKRKAHKKVMISGALAALAFFTIYMSRTIFVGNTSFGGPDDIKIYYTVFLIFHIILATTAAVFGVVTLYLAFKRKISKHRKIGPITSVIWFFSAATGVVVYLLLYVIYDGGQTTSMLKAIFGF is encoded by the coding sequence ATGGCGACAATTTTGCCCACATTAAGTACATTATTTATTATTATTTCAGCCATTTTAGTAGCCATTGGATGGATTTTAATCGCAAAAAATAAGCGAAAGGCTCATAAAAAGGTTATGATCAGTGGCGCTTTAGCTGCACTGGCATTCTTTACGATTTACATGTCACGAACAATATTCGTCGGGAATACGTCTTTTGGCGGCCCAGATGATATTAAAATCTATTATACGGTATTTCTGATTTTCCATATTATTCTGGCAACAACAGCAGCTGTTTTTGGCGTAGTTACATTATACTTAGCCTTTAAACGAAAGATTTCCAAGCACCGTAAAATCGGACCTATTACAAGTGTTATCTGGTTTTTCTCTGCTGCAACAGGTGTTGTCGTCTATCTCCTTTTATATGTGATTTATGATGGGGGACAGACAACAAGCATGTTAAAGGCTATTTTCGGTTTTTGA
- a CDS encoding GNAT family N-acetyltransferase — protein sequence MIITGQELTLRAVTKKDAELLLEQPEKYAEQHGLTLPERWPHVHLNIHLPFYHELLQRDIRNQGYGPWVITIDTSIAGDITVQSIPNDKGEIWIGYYIEPGERNKGVASKAIKYLSNWAISQSDITRIYAECDHSNVSSVKALQNAGYLLHHRFKGLDVYSYS from the coding sequence GTGATCATAACAGGTCAGGAACTAACACTAAGAGCGGTTACGAAAAAAGATGCAGAGCTGCTCTTGGAACAGCCGGAAAAGTATGCTGAACAACACGGGTTAACCTTACCTGAACGTTGGCCACATGTTCATTTAAATATTCATTTGCCTTTTTATCATGAGTTATTGCAGAGAGATATCCGTAATCAGGGCTATGGTCCATGGGTGATTACAATAGATACCTCCATTGCCGGGGATATAACCGTACAGTCGATACCCAACGATAAAGGGGAGATATGGATAGGCTATTATATTGAGCCCGGGGAGCGTAATAAGGGGGTTGCTTCAAAAGCCATTAAGTATCTTAGTAACTGGGCGATATCCCAGTCTGATATAACGAGAATATATGCGGAGTGTGATCACTCCAATGTTTCTTCAGTGAAGGCATTACAAAATGCGGGCTATTTGCTGCATCATCGTTTCAAAGGACTTGATGTTTATTCCTATTCATAA
- the ytvI gene encoding sporulation integral membrane protein YtvI, whose translation MFNKLTKSQWTKIILSIIAILIIIFILPVSVPLILALLTAFILNPLVRLLKFKFGITRKISVTIIFIVFLLIISTIGTYVTTKSVAQLVKLTENAPNYINNITHVVNNLESDMNTFTQGMPEDFVDEVTTTLHDNIGGIRENINETITIENVAGIVAKVPEYLVSFLVYLIALFLFMLELPKLRKNAYSLMKEETAEKVSFMTARFSYVIVGFLKAQFLVSIIIFTVSLLGLWYIAPDVAIIMSIIIWLIDFIPIIGSIIILGPWSLYMLITGELAMGIQLGVLAIILLAIRRTVEPKVMGRHMGLSPLVTLIAMYLGLKLIGILGFIIGPLLVIAYNSAREAGIIKWKIKI comes from the coding sequence TTGTTCAATAAATTAACGAAATCACAATGGACAAAAATTATCCTTTCCATCATTGCTATACTCATCATCATTTTCATATTACCTGTATCTGTTCCACTGATACTTGCGTTGCTTACCGCTTTTATTTTAAACCCACTTGTTCGGTTATTAAAATTCAAATTTGGCATCACCCGGAAAATAAGTGTAACCATTATTTTTATTGTATTTTTACTGATTATATCCACGATAGGTACATATGTTACAACAAAATCCGTTGCACAGCTTGTGAAGCTGACAGAGAATGCTCCAAATTACATCAACAATATTACACATGTGGTGAACAATTTAGAATCAGATATGAATACCTTTACTCAGGGAATGCCTGAAGACTTTGTCGATGAAGTCACAACTACCCTGCACGACAATATTGGAGGCATACGTGAAAATATAAACGAAACGATTACCATTGAAAATGTAGCCGGTATTGTGGCCAAAGTACCGGAATACCTGGTCAGTTTCCTCGTATATTTAATCGCCCTGTTTTTATTTATGCTGGAGCTGCCTAAATTAAGAAAAAATGCTTATTCTTTAATGAAGGAAGAAACGGCTGAAAAAGTAAGCTTTATGACCGCCCGTTTCTCTTATGTAATTGTAGGATTTTTAAAGGCTCAATTTCTGGTCAGTATCATTATATTTACTGTAAGTTTATTAGGGCTTTGGTATATTGCACCTGATGTAGCCATTATTATGTCCATTATTATCTGGTTAATTGATTTTATTCCGATCATTGGATCCATTATTATTCTTGGACCATGGTCCCTTTACATGTTAATTACTGGTGAATTAGCTATGGGAATTCAATTAGGTGTGCTGGCCATTATTCTCTTAGCCATCAGGAGAACGGTTGAACCAAAAGTCATGGGACGACACATGGGCCTGTCCCCTCTTGTGACACTCATTGCCATGTATTTAGGTTTGAAATTGATCGGTATACTTGGTTTCATCATTGGTCCCTTGTTGGTCATCGCCTACAATTCCGCCAGAGAAGCCGGAATTATCAAATGGAAAATAAAGATTTAG
- a CDS encoding YugN family protein: MKLEGHGIEDSVVNLKPLDHLMEKAGLVRASGWDYERVTYDYKMETNVKNVTYYLRIQGYAIEGDVDKGSAIIKLLTPLLGKHYYPHGIEYGDGEEFPENIVQKSNQILKRVKESIDQFEVEENA, from the coding sequence ATGAAATTAGAAGGACATGGTATTGAAGATTCTGTTGTAAACCTTAAACCTTTGGATCATCTTATGGAGAAAGCCGGTCTTGTTCGCGCTTCCGGCTGGGATTATGAGCGTGTTACATATGATTACAAAATGGAAACCAATGTGAAGAATGTTACCTATTACCTTCGAATTCAGGGGTATGCCATTGAAGGGGACGTTGACAAGGGAAGTGCCATTATTAAATTGTTAACACCTCTTTTAGGAAAGCATTATTATCCTCATGGGATTGAATATGGGGATGGTGAGGAATTCCCTGAGAATATTGTGCAAAAATCAAATCAGATTCTTAAAAGGGTCAAAGAGTCCATTGATCAATTTGAAGTGGAAGAAAATGCATAA
- a CDS encoding CBS domain-containing protein, giving the protein MKSIQDIMTRNVSSCSPDDTLYDAAVKMKDLDVGVIPVTDNQNHLMGLVTDRDLVLRGYAAKKSESTKIQDVISDDLYSVSPATDVQEASQLMAEKQVRRLPVVDNGELVGIVSLGDLSLEKKSDHAAGVALNEISEKRDELH; this is encoded by the coding sequence ATGAAATCCATACAGGACATTATGACTCGGAACGTATCCAGCTGCAGTCCGGATGATACCCTTTATGATGCAGCGGTTAAAATGAAAGATCTGGATGTAGGAGTTATTCCGGTTACCGACAATCAGAATCACCTTATGGGGCTTGTAACGGACCGGGATCTAGTGCTTCGAGGCTACGCTGCTAAAAAGTCTGAATCAACGAAAATACAGGACGTAATCAGTGATGACCTATATTCCGTTTCACCTGCAACAGATGTACAGGAGGCAAGCCAGCTTATGGCTGAAAAACAAGTAAGACGCCTGCCAGTTGTCGATAATGGGGAGCTGGTTGGGATCGTATCCTTAGGTGACCTTTCTCTGGAAAAGAAATCTGACCACGCTGCCGGAGTAGCCCTTAACGAAATTTCTGAAAAAAGGGATGAGCTTCATTAA
- a CDS encoding CAP domain-containing protein, whose protein sequence is MRKMMGILLLAIVLFFIIEQRPEIINKTRDLLFSFKEEMSQTDPDIADLQTEKAQPEDTSPKQQFEGKLFSLITADRESIVETLGQPTRKDPTPFGYQWWVYENIAGQYIQVGMKEGKAVTIYATGDRLSIDPISIGDSYDKVKEHFPAQTKVDIELSRGSYQFQLKEEEKRRNPLIKLSDQRFMQLYFDTFTKQLSSVRLLDAETLLHLKPYAVKYRGDLPEINLTNKEWKNIQEGREKQIFALSNEIRKRFSLTTFSWYEPVSEVAFSHSEDMAEKNYFSHYAPDGDGLKERLAERKIKYLSAGENIAAQYPDAAAAVEGWLNSKGHREALLNGDFTHLGTGVYRDYYTQNFLQKIQ, encoded by the coding sequence ATGAGGAAAATGATGGGAATTTTATTATTGGCCATTGTGCTCTTTTTTATTATTGAACAGCGTCCTGAAATCATAAATAAAACCAGGGATTTACTTTTTTCGTTTAAAGAAGAAATGTCTCAAACAGACCCTGATATAGCCGATTTACAGACCGAGAAGGCACAGCCTGAAGATACATCTCCTAAGCAGCAGTTTGAGGGAAAGCTCTTCAGCCTGATCACTGCTGATCGTGAATCCATTGTTGAAACGCTGGGGCAGCCGACTCGTAAAGATCCTACACCATTCGGGTATCAGTGGTGGGTTTATGAAAATATAGCCGGTCAATATATACAGGTAGGAATGAAGGAAGGGAAAGCTGTAACCATTTACGCTACGGGTGACCGTTTATCCATCGATCCTATTTCCATCGGTGATTCCTATGACAAGGTCAAGGAGCACTTTCCGGCACAAACCAAGGTTGACATCGAATTATCCAGAGGAAGTTATCAATTCCAATTAAAGGAAGAAGAAAAACGACGCAATCCATTGATTAAATTGTCTGATCAGCGTTTTATGCAATTATATTTTGATACGTTTACAAAGCAACTTTCCTCTGTAAGGTTACTGGATGCGGAGACATTATTGCATTTGAAGCCCTATGCAGTGAAATACAGAGGTGATTTGCCGGAGATTAACCTTACAAATAAGGAGTGGAAAAATATTCAGGAAGGAAGGGAAAAACAAATATTTGCCCTCAGCAATGAAATCCGTAAACGGTTTTCATTGACGACATTTAGCTGGTATGAGCCTGTATCAGAAGTGGCGTTTTCCCATAGTGAGGATATGGCTGAAAAGAACTATTTTTCCCATTACGCACCAGATGGGGATGGGCTGAAGGAACGGCTGGCAGAACGGAAAATTAAATACTTATCAGCCGGTGAAAATATTGCGGCTCAGTACCCGGATGCAGCAGCTGCTGTAGAAGGATGGTTAAATAGCAAAGGGCACAGAGAAGCCTTGTTAAACGGGGATTTCACCCATTTAGGAACAGGTGTTTACCGGGATTACTATACCCAGAATTTCCTGCAAAAAATACAATAA
- the ylbD gene encoding spore coat protein YlbD, with protein sequence MSSLHPKVEQFKSFVEKHPKLMEHVRNRKETWQPYYEKWLLYGEEDEYWDDFKEERERSATKEKRANNQELFQKLSNMMNNMDMNKLQDQMNQLNGVISNVQNLIQQFQQQNSGSDWSQGAQQHRPDPFKFGKD encoded by the coding sequence ATGTCCAGTTTGCATCCCAAGGTGGAACAATTTAAGTCATTCGTTGAAAAACATCCGAAATTAATGGAGCACGTACGTAATCGGAAAGAAACCTGGCAGCCTTACTATGAAAAGTGGCTTTTATATGGGGAAGAGGACGAGTATTGGGACGATTTTAAAGAAGAAAGGGAAAGGTCTGCAACTAAAGAAAAACGCGCCAATAATCAGGAGCTGTTTCAAAAGCTCTCAAACATGATGAATAATATGGATATGAATAAGCTGCAGGATCAGATGAACCAATTGAATGGAGTGATTTCCAATGTTCAAAACCTGATTCAGCAATTTCAGCAGCAAAATTCCGGCTCAGACTGGTCTCAGGGTGCGCAGCAACACCGGCCTGATCCATTTAAGTTTGGCAAAGATTAA
- a CDS encoding YlbE-like family protein has product MQPSVYHFLKSRPDLLHFVRMNPSWYRILTRNPERINVLEETSKTFYGQTFSQKAGKFSEQLNLLSMLLSMSEYMNTDG; this is encoded by the coding sequence ATGCAGCCAAGTGTTTATCATTTTTTAAAAAGCCGCCCTGATCTTCTTCATTTTGTCCGGATGAATCCATCCTGGTACCGCATTCTTACACGTAATCCTGAGCGTATAAATGTTCTTGAAGAGACCTCTAAAACTTTTTATGGTCAGACGTTCTCGCAGAAGGCCGGAAAATTTAGCGAACAGCTAAATTTATTGTCGATGCTGCTTTCTATGTCCGAATATATGAACACGGACGGTTAG
- a CDS encoding YlbF family regulator: MIATMEVVDILDKAENIGQMVLQSETMRRYEEAKHKLEQDDEAQKLIADFQDMKEKYEEVQRFGRYHPDYSKITKEVRSVKREMDMHETVAFYKRAETELQALLDDISGILAEEVSSTIKVPRDGAVFKDKGGCGCGSGGSCGCAS; the protein is encoded by the coding sequence ATGATAGCTACAATGGAAGTTGTTGACATATTAGATAAAGCCGAAAATATTGGTCAAATGGTCCTTCAGTCTGAGACCATGCGCCGCTATGAAGAAGCTAAACATAAATTAGAGCAGGATGATGAGGCCCAGAAGCTTATTGCCGATTTTCAAGATATGAAAGAAAAATATGAAGAGGTACAGCGTTTTGGACGCTATCATCCGGATTATAGTAAAATCACCAAGGAAGTACGCTCAGTAAAGCGTGAAATGGATATGCACGAAACGGTTGCTTTCTATAAAAGAGCAGAAACAGAACTGCAGGCCCTGCTGGACGATATCAGCGGAATTTTGGCTGAAGAAGTGAGTTCAACCATTAAAGTACCCCGTGATGGTGCAGTGTTCAAAGATAAAGGTGGTTGTGGCTGTGGCAGTGGTGGTTCCTGCGGCTGTGCATCCTGA
- a CDS encoding YlbG family protein, translating into MFTKRQGIFVWVKNIKNGRKLRRFGHIITMSKKQRYVLLYVNQEDTEDKLQQLQKLPFVIKAEPSYKPFIRTEFENEKAKEIKEEESKYGF; encoded by the coding sequence ATGTTTACAAAAAGGCAAGGAATTTTTGTTTGGGTAAAAAACATAAAAAATGGACGTAAGCTTCGAAGGTTTGGTCATATCATAACGATGTCGAAAAAGCAAAGATATGTCCTGCTTTATGTGAATCAGGAAGATACAGAGGATAAATTACAACAATTGCAAAAGCTACCTTTTGTTATAAAGGCTGAACCATCCTATAAACCATTTATCCGAACAGAATTTGAAAACGAAAAGGCAAAAGAAATCAAAGAAGAAGAATCAAAATACGGTTTTTAG
- a CDS encoding methylthioribose kinase has protein sequence MQRFIPLGNGYSDIYELMYIGRAMPERIQHMLVLHPFDEHNPEASLALVMKPTNPGNFQPIYICLEGVPIPSKRFDLWKELADELQHDPVELTVSPSSKFSDQEIFFQHLIGILRTNHYLPRLQRSF, from the coding sequence ATGCAGCGATTTATCCCTTTAGGAAACGGATATTCTGATATATATGAACTGATGTACATAGGCAGAGCCATGCCGGAGCGAATACAGCATATGCTGGTGTTGCATCCGTTCGATGAACATAATCCTGAAGCTTCATTAGCTTTAGTGATGAAACCGACCAATCCCGGAAACTTTCAGCCCATCTACATTTGTCTGGAAGGAGTTCCGATTCCAAGTAAACGTTTTGATTTATGGAAAGAACTGGCCGATGAACTCCAGCATGATCCGGTTGAATTGACTGTATCTCCTTCCAGTAAATTTAGTGACCAGGAAATATTTTTTCAGCATTTAATCGGTATATTGCGAACCAACCATTATTTACCTCGATTGCAGAGAAGCTTTTAA
- the rsmD gene encoding 16S rRNA (guanine(966)-N(2))-methyltransferase RsmD has translation MRVISGTYKGHPLKTISGKNTRPTTDKVKEAIFQRIGPYFDGGTGLDLFAGSGGLGIEAISRGADKVLFVDKHPKAIQTIYQNINSLKISDQAEVYRNDALRALKAASKRNLVFDWIFLDPPYNRVSFEKLFNAIFELELVRTGSILVCEHSTDDRLPEGFERLERQKTDEYGSTISVTLFKVIEGGMDK, from the coding sequence ATGCGAGTGATTTCCGGTACATATAAAGGCCATCCGTTAAAGACCATATCAGGCAAAAATACCCGGCCTACAACCGATAAAGTGAAAGAAGCGATTTTTCAACGGATTGGGCCTTATTTTGATGGTGGAACAGGACTGGATTTATTTGCCGGCAGTGGAGGATTGGGAATTGAAGCCATCAGCCGTGGCGCAGATAAAGTCCTCTTTGTGGATAAACATCCAAAGGCGATTCAGACCATTTATCAAAACATTAATAGCTTAAAAATTTCAGATCAGGCAGAAGTATACCGAAATGATGCTTTACGTGCGCTAAAAGCAGCTTCAAAGCGAAACCTGGTCTTTGACTGGATATTTCTGGACCCTCCGTACAATCGTGTTTCCTTTGAAAAGCTTTTTAATGCAATTTTTGAATTGGAATTGGTCCGAACAGGAAGCATTCTGGTATGTGAGCATTCTACTGATGATCGATTACCAGAGGGTTTTGAGCGATTAGAAAGACAGAAAACCGATGAATATGGCAGCACAATTTCTGTC